A region of bacterium DNA encodes the following proteins:
- the mutM gene encoding bifunctional DNA-formamidopyrimidine glycosylase/DNA-(apurinic or apyrimidinic site) lyase — MPELPEVEVTRQRIASAVIGRQVRQVQTTGDSYFFLTPPAKLRRRLAGRRFSSLERRGKYLVAELERGDRLLLHLGMTGQLFTSLAQSPRLLSATARAALAPEQQLVFESDEHTHLRLRFEDEGPDVLFRDVRKFGKVQLLAPGEPSERLDKLGIDALETTGEALFRASRKRRIAIKSLILDQSVIAGSGNIYSDEALFLARVRPGRAAGRVTRAECVRLVDGMQQVMRRSIETGGSSISDYVAPDGSDGGYQDERRVYARKGRPCLSCRTPIRRKVIGQRSSHYCPRCQT; from the coding sequence ATGCCCGAGCTCCCCGAAGTCGAAGTGACGCGGCAGCGAATCGCGTCGGCGGTGATCGGCCGCCAGGTTCGCCAGGTTCAGACGACTGGAGACAGCTACTTCTTTCTCACGCCCCCTGCGAAGTTGCGTCGCCGGTTGGCAGGTCGTCGCTTCAGCAGCTTGGAACGCCGCGGGAAGTACCTGGTTGCGGAGCTCGAGCGTGGCGACCGTCTGCTCCTCCACCTCGGCATGACAGGCCAGCTGTTCACCTCTCTGGCGCAGAGTCCGAGGCTGCTCTCGGCGACCGCTCGGGCCGCGTTGGCACCCGAGCAGCAGCTCGTCTTCGAGTCGGACGAACATACGCACCTTCGGCTTCGCTTCGAGGATGAGGGCCCGGATGTACTCTTCCGCGATGTCCGGAAGTTCGGAAAGGTGCAGCTGCTGGCGCCCGGCGAGCCCTCCGAGCGGCTCGACAAGCTTGGTATCGATGCGCTCGAGACGACCGGTGAAGCGCTCTTTCGAGCCAGTCGGAAGCGACGGATTGCGATCAAGAGCCTGATTCTCGATCAATCCGTGATTGCCGGGAGTGGAAACATCTATTCCGATGAAGCGCTCTTCCTGGCTCGTGTGCGGCCGGGGCGCGCCGCTGGGCGGGTGACCCGCGCCGAGTGCGTTCGACTGGTGGACGGCATGCAGCAGGTCATGCGACGATCGATCGAGACCGGGGGGTCGAGTATCAGCGACTACGTTGCGCCCGACGGAAGCGACGGGGGCTATCAGGACGAGCGCCGGGTCTACGCCCGCAAGGGCCGGCCCTGTCTTTCCTGTCGTACCCCCATTCGCCGCAAGGTGATCGGGCAGCGCAGCTCCCACTATTGTCCCCGGTGTCAGACATGA
- a CDS encoding DUF393 domain-containing protein translates to MSQGLSPTPETETLPIVFYDGACGLCHHTVRYLIREDPEGERFRFAPLGGETFRRLLDPALRDDLPDSVVVLAPDGKVHTRTDATLALLTRLGGRHLGRARALRAVPRPLRDLAYVTVAALRHRVWARPDDVCPVVSPELRARFDP, encoded by the coding sequence ATGAGCCAGGGGCTCTCGCCGACACCGGAGACTGAAACCCTACCCATCGTCTTCTACGACGGTGCCTGCGGGCTCTGTCACCATACGGTTCGCTACTTGATCCGGGAGGATCCCGAGGGAGAGCGTTTCCGCTTTGCACCCCTTGGCGGGGAGACGTTCAGGCGGTTGCTCGACCCAGCTCTCCGGGACGATTTGCCCGATAGCGTGGTCGTGCTCGCGCCGGATGGAAAGGTGCACACACGTACAGATGCCACCCTTGCGCTCCTGACGCGCCTGGGCGGACGCCACCTCGGCCGGGCTCGGGCCCTGCGCGCGGTCCCCCGCCCTCTCCGCGATCTTGCCTACGTCACAGTGGCCGCCTTGCGTCACCGGGTCTGGGCCCGGCCCGATGATGTCTGCCCGGTCGTTTCGCCAGAACTGCGCGCGCGTTTCGATCCCTGA
- a CDS encoding DUF4399 domain-containing protein produces the protein MGNPRPKGSNAGFPGGLRDGTSPISLNCKELIMMSIRACLVFGLVFGGGQTETTIEPAPGEHTLQLVVGDFKHVPHDKPVVSERIGIRVE, from the coding sequence ATGGGCAATCCTCGGCCGAAAGGTAGCAATGCGGGGTTTCCCGGCGGGCTCAGGGATGGGACGAGCCCGATCTCCCTCAACTGCAAGGAGCTTATCATGATGTCCATCCGGGCCTGCCTTGTCTTCGGCCTCGTCTTCGGCGGCGGCCAGACCGAGACTACGATCGAGCCGGCGCCCGGCGAGCACACCCTCCAGCTCGTGGTTGGCGATTTCAAGCACGTGCCTCATGACAAGCCGGTCGTCTCGGAGCGCATCGGCATCCGCGTGGAGTAG
- a CDS encoding isoleucine--tRNA ligase gives MSQDNAQKPYPEVPAQPKFPEIEERVLARWRKDRTFERSVENRPAGEKGANEFVFYDGPPFANGMPHFGHLVTSYVKDIVPRYQTLRGRRVERRFGWDCHGLPAEMEAQKELGVSSRAEIEAYGVDRFNDYCRSSVLRYTEHWQEVIHRAGRWVDFGNDYKTMDLSYMESVIWAFKQLHQKDLLYEGFNVLPYSWAAETPLSNFETRLDDATRERTDPAITVRFELVPAGDDCPTDLLAWTTTPWTLPSNLALAVGSEIDYAVLEHDGRRTILAEALVPKFEAELGSAERVGSVRGSELVGRRYHPLFPFFEGTENAFQIIGADFVEVEEGTGVVHLAPGFGEDDLRTCKEHDIPVLVPVNDQGRFTAEVSAYEGQLVFDANAPIIRDLKERGLLVRRENYVHNYPHCWRTDEPLIYRAMSSWFVRVSAIRDRMLERNQEISWIPEHIRDGLFGNMLASAPDWALSRNRFWGSPIPVWKSDDPTFPRIDVYGSLDEIAADFGIRPDDLHRPAIDGFVRPNPDDPSGRAQMRRVSDVLDVWFDSGSMPFAQVHYPFENKEWFENHFPADFICEYVAQTRGWFNTMMVLGTALFDRPPFRNCICHGVAVDTQGTKLSKRLRNYPEPNVVYETHGSDAMRWYLVASPLLKGGDLKVEIEGKPIGDVVRNVLNPLWSAWHFFSLYANADDLRGQPITSAENVLDRYVLAKTRDFVLDVQARMDAYDIQGACGAFIGFLDALNNWYVRRSRPRFWKAEKDADKQAAYDTLATVLGALCRTVSPLLPFVTDEIYLGLVGGDSIHLSDWPDADALPADPELVAAMDRVRDVCSSAFAMRRGEQVRIRQPLQSLTIAGPDVAMLEPFTDLIADEVNVKEVHLRPEIDAFATFRLQVNARAVGPRLGGDTKQVIAASKRGEWSSDEAGTVTVAGHRLEPGEFTLLLQPKEDVACQALSTNDMIAVLDFDLTDALVNEGHARDLIRIVQQARREAAFDVSDRIHLALALPSVYRDAVSDFKDYVAESTLAVDLELDAGKDAEGFLHGASLGGEPVQIWVRRAKPA, from the coding sequence ATGAGCCAGGACAACGCGCAGAAACCGTACCCGGAAGTTCCCGCCCAACCGAAATTTCCGGAGATCGAAGAGCGGGTACTCGCGCGTTGGCGCAAGGACCGGACCTTCGAGCGCTCGGTCGAGAACCGCCCTGCCGGAGAGAAGGGCGCGAACGAGTTCGTCTTCTATGACGGACCGCCCTTCGCCAATGGCATGCCCCACTTCGGCCATCTCGTCACGAGTTATGTCAAGGATATCGTCCCGCGCTACCAGACCCTGCGCGGGCGCAGGGTCGAGCGACGTTTCGGCTGGGATTGTCATGGGCTCCCGGCAGAGATGGAAGCCCAGAAGGAGCTCGGCGTCTCCAGCCGAGCGGAGATCGAAGCCTACGGGGTCGACCGCTTCAACGACTACTGTCGCAGCTCGGTGCTTCGCTACACCGAGCATTGGCAGGAGGTCATCCACCGGGCCGGGCGCTGGGTGGATTTCGGAAACGACTACAAGACGATGGATCTCTCCTACATGGAGAGCGTCATCTGGGCCTTCAAGCAGCTCCATCAGAAGGATCTGTTGTACGAAGGCTTCAACGTCCTGCCTTACTCGTGGGCGGCCGAAACACCACTTTCGAATTTCGAGACGCGTCTCGACGACGCGACTCGCGAGCGAACGGACCCGGCAATCACCGTTCGCTTCGAACTCGTCCCGGCCGGAGACGACTGCCCGACAGATCTGCTGGCCTGGACCACGACGCCCTGGACGTTGCCTTCGAATCTGGCTCTCGCCGTGGGGTCGGAGATCGACTACGCCGTGCTCGAGCACGACGGGCGACGGACGATTCTTGCGGAGGCCCTGGTCCCCAAGTTCGAAGCCGAACTCGGCTCGGCGGAACGCGTTGGATCTGTGAGGGGGAGCGAACTCGTCGGGCGTCGCTACCACCCGCTCTTTCCGTTCTTCGAAGGCACGGAGAATGCCTTCCAGATCATCGGTGCCGACTTCGTCGAAGTCGAAGAGGGAACCGGCGTGGTCCACCTGGCGCCCGGATTCGGCGAAGACGATCTCCGGACTTGCAAGGAGCACGACATCCCTGTCCTCGTGCCCGTGAACGACCAGGGTCGTTTCACGGCAGAGGTTTCCGCCTACGAGGGCCAACTGGTCTTCGATGCCAACGCCCCGATCATCCGCGATCTGAAGGAGCGCGGTCTGCTCGTGCGCCGCGAGAACTACGTCCACAACTATCCCCATTGTTGGCGTACGGATGAGCCGCTGATCTACCGGGCAATGAGTTCCTGGTTCGTGCGCGTCTCGGCCATCCGCGATCGCATGCTCGAACGGAACCAGGAGATCAGCTGGATCCCTGAACACATCCGCGATGGACTCTTCGGCAACATGTTGGCCAGCGCACCGGATTGGGCTCTCAGTCGCAACCGTTTCTGGGGCTCACCGATCCCGGTCTGGAAGAGCGACGACCCCACATTCCCGCGGATCGATGTCTACGGCAGCCTGGATGAAATCGCGGCAGACTTCGGAATTCGGCCCGATGATCTCCATCGGCCGGCCATCGATGGCTTCGTCCGGCCGAATCCGGATGATCCCTCGGGCCGGGCCCAGATGCGTCGTGTATCGGACGTGCTCGATGTCTGGTTCGATTCGGGCTCGATGCCTTTCGCGCAGGTTCACTACCCGTTCGAGAACAAGGAGTGGTTCGAGAACCATTTCCCCGCCGATTTCATCTGCGAGTACGTGGCCCAGACTCGCGGCTGGTTCAACACCATGATGGTTCTCGGAACGGCACTCTTCGACCGGCCGCCCTTCAGGAATTGCATCTGCCACGGGGTCGCGGTCGACACCCAGGGCACGAAGCTCTCGAAGCGCCTGCGCAACTATCCGGAGCCGAACGTCGTGTACGAGACCCATGGTTCCGACGCCATGCGTTGGTACCTGGTTGCATCGCCGCTCTTGAAAGGCGGTGATCTGAAAGTCGAGATCGAAGGCAAGCCGATCGGCGACGTCGTACGCAACGTCTTGAACCCGCTCTGGAGTGCCTGGCATTTCTTCAGCCTGTACGCGAATGCGGACGACCTGCGAGGCCAACCCATCACGAGCGCCGAAAACGTGCTCGATCGCTATGTGCTTGCCAAGACCCGCGATTTCGTCCTGGACGTGCAGGCCCGGATGGACGCCTACGACATTCAGGGCGCCTGTGGTGCCTTCATCGGTTTCCTCGACGCGCTCAACAACTGGTACGTGCGGCGCAGCCGGCCGCGCTTCTGGAAGGCGGAGAAAGACGCAGACAAGCAGGCAGCGTATGACACCCTCGCGACCGTGCTCGGCGCGCTGTGCAGGACCGTCAGCCCGCTGCTGCCTTTCGTCACCGACGAGATCTACCTGGGACTGGTGGGTGGCGACAGCATCCACCTTTCGGATTGGCCCGATGCGGATGCCTTGCCGGCCGATCCCGAGCTGGTGGCGGCCATGGATCGCGTGCGCGATGTCTGCTCCAGCGCCTTTGCGATGCGGCGTGGCGAACAGGTACGTATCCGCCAGCCGCTCCAGAGCCTGACGATCGCCGGGCCGGATGTGGCCATGCTCGAGCCCTTCACGGACCTGATTGCGGACGAGGTCAACGTGAAGGAGGTCCATTTGCGTCCAGAAATCGATGCATTCGCCACCTTCCGTCTCCAGGTGAACGCACGGGCGGTGGGACCGCGGCTAGGCGGCGACACCAAGCAGGTCATTGCAGCGTCGAAGCGCGGCGAGTGGAGCAGCGACGAAGCGGGCACGGTGACGGTGGCAGGTCATCGGCTCGAACCCGGGGAATTCACGCTGTTGCTCCAACCGAAAGAAGACGTCGCCTGCCAGGCCCTTTCCACGAACGACATGATCGCCGTTCTCGATTTCGACCTCACAGACGCATTGGTGAACGAAGGGCACGCCCGGGATCTCATACGAATCGTGCAGCAAGCTCGACGCGAGGCAGCGTTCGACGTCTCGGACCGGATTCATCTCGCGCTTGCCTTGCCTTCCGTCTACCGCGACGCGGTTTCCGACTTCAAGGACTACGTGGCCGAAAGCACGTTGGCCGTCGATCTCGAACTGGATGCCGGGAAGGATGCCGAGGGCTTCCTGCACGGGGCGAGCCTCGGCGGTGAGCCCGTGCAGATCTGGGTACGCCGGGCGAAGCCTGCATGA
- a CDS encoding pyrroloquinoline quinone biosynthesis protein PqqB has protein sequence MKVRVLGSAAGGGLPQWNCGGDHSVRARADDPHVPRRTQSSIAISSGDGRWTIVNASPDIRTQLADFPGLHPRPGTRDIPLDNVLLTSANLADGLGLLVLREALPYRALTTPWIRSALVENNVTFHLLEPAFHSMKLDQPFPLDREGVLEAKFFPVPGKIPTYLKETHNNSAETTLGLRVIDKGAGRRLVCAPGLQNLDSGTMAELAQADLRFVDGTFFTADELLTMRPGAADAIAMGHVPISGPDGSLTRYKGLGGRTFYTHINNTNPILDAQSPERAQVEAAGIKIAEDGMELEL, from the coding sequence ATGAAAGTCCGTGTGCTGGGATCGGCCGCGGGAGGGGGCCTTCCTCAGTGGAACTGCGGTGGCGACCACTCCGTCCGGGCACGAGCCGACGACCCGCACGTTCCCCGCCGCACCCAATCTTCGATCGCCATTTCGAGTGGCGACGGCCGCTGGACGATCGTGAATGCCAGCCCAGATATTCGTACGCAGCTTGCTGATTTCCCCGGCTTGCATCCGCGCCCCGGCACCCGGGACATCCCCCTGGACAACGTCCTCTTGACGAGCGCCAACCTGGCCGACGGCCTCGGGCTCCTGGTGCTGCGAGAAGCCCTGCCCTACCGGGCGCTCACCACGCCGTGGATCCGTAGTGCGCTGGTCGAGAACAACGTCACCTTCCATCTGCTCGAGCCCGCGTTTCATTCGATGAAGCTCGATCAGCCCTTTCCTCTGGACAGGGAAGGCGTGTTGGAAGCCAAGTTCTTTCCGGTGCCTGGGAAGATCCCGACCTACCTGAAGGAGACACACAACAACTCGGCCGAGACCACGTTGGGCCTCCGAGTGATCGACAAGGGGGCCGGCAGGAGACTCGTCTGCGCACCCGGCCTCCAGAATCTCGATTCCGGTACGATGGCCGAGTTGGCCCAGGCGGATCTGCGCTTCGTCGACGGCACGTTCTTCACCGCCGACGAACTTCTGACCATGCGCCCCGGTGCCGCGGACGCCATCGCGATGGGTCACGTTCCGATCAGCGGCCCGGATGGCAGCCTCACCCGCTACAAGGGCCTGGGCGGGCGCACTTTCTACACGCACATCAACAACACGAATCCGATCCTGGACGCCCAGTCGCCCGAACGAGCGCAGGTCGAAGCCGCCGGCATCAAGATCGCGGAAGACGGGATGGAACTCGAGCTTTGA
- a CDS encoding toxin-antitoxin system YwqK family antitoxin: MPKESWSRIVWFACVLLGVPAAAAETPDGDLRCPEGSTLERNQERRSAWCARPDETQHGPSFSWYEDGQPRARAGFSEGELDGEYQEWHANGKLKEKGRYESGKRQGLYTVWFRDGTKASEETYQAGRLQGLQTLWHKNGQMFARSVFQDGERHGKAETWFEDGTLQTRGQFDHGEYHGSWTGWWENGKKKKVAEFDHGKELSREFYPE, from the coding sequence ATGCCGAAGGAGAGCTGGAGTCGCATCGTCTGGTTCGCGTGCGTGCTCCTTGGCGTGCCAGCGGCCGCAGCCGAAACACCGGATGGGGACTTGCGGTGTCCGGAAGGCTCGACGCTCGAGCGCAATCAGGAGCGCCGATCTGCCTGGTGCGCGCGCCCGGACGAGACGCAACACGGCCCGAGCTTTTCCTGGTATGAGGATGGTCAGCCCCGGGCCCGGGCGGGATTCTCCGAGGGAGAACTCGACGGCGAGTACCAGGAATGGCACGCGAACGGGAAGCTGAAGGAGAAGGGCCGCTACGAAAGCGGCAAGCGACAAGGCCTGTATACGGTGTGGTTCCGCGACGGCACGAAGGCCTCGGAAGAAACCTATCAGGCGGGCCGACTCCAAGGGCTCCAGACCCTATGGCATAAGAATGGCCAGATGTTCGCCCGGTCGGTCTTCCAGGATGGTGAACGTCACGGCAAGGCGGAGACCTGGTTCGAGGACGGCACCCTTCAGACCCGCGGCCAGTTCGATCATGGCGAGTACCATGGCAGTTGGACTGGCTGGTGGGAGAACGGCAAGAAGAAGAAGGTCGCCGAGTTCGACCATGGCAAGGAACTCAGCCGGGAATTCTATCCCGAGTAG
- a CDS encoding site-2 protease family protein — MTPELLGLGLIWYFVLLLSLTVHEAAHGWAALRLGDETAYLAGQVSLDPLPHIRREPFGMVLVPILFFGLSVARGGAPWMIGWASTPYDPSWAFAHPRRAGWMALAGPASNLFLALLAAVIIRIGVGQGVLAPGLLAFESVAVATVPGVWDTLATLLSLLFSLNLLLFVFNLLPVPPLDGSGMLNLLVRENQAQRIMEWMAQPGWAFGGLLVAWLLIRRIFYPIFIEACQLLYVGL; from the coding sequence ATGACCCCGGAGCTGCTGGGCCTGGGCCTGATCTGGTACTTCGTGCTGCTCCTTTCGCTCACCGTGCACGAGGCAGCGCACGGCTGGGCGGCTTTGCGTCTGGGGGACGAGACGGCCTATCTGGCGGGCCAGGTCTCTCTCGACCCGCTCCCCCATATTCGACGCGAACCCTTCGGCATGGTTCTGGTGCCGATTCTGTTCTTCGGGCTCTCGGTGGCGAGGGGTGGTGCACCCTGGATGATCGGTTGGGCCAGCACGCCCTACGATCCCAGCTGGGCCTTTGCGCATCCCCGACGTGCCGGCTGGATGGCATTGGCGGGGCCTGCGTCGAATCTGTTCCTGGCTCTCCTGGCCGCCGTCATCATCCGGATCGGGGTCGGCCAAGGTGTGCTTGCGCCGGGCTTGCTCGCGTTCGAGAGCGTCGCCGTGGCTACGGTTCCCGGCGTGTGGGACACATTGGCGACACTTCTTTCCCTGCTCTTCTCCCTCAATCTGCTGCTCTTCGTGTTCAACCTCCTGCCGGTCCCGCCCCTCGACGGGTCGGGGATGCTCAATCTTCTCGTCCGGGAGAATCAGGCCCAGCGGATCATGGAGTGGATGGCCCAGCCAGGATGGGCCTTCGGGGGGCTGCTGGTGGCGTGGCTGCTGATCCGCAGGATCTTCTATCCCATCTTCATCGAGGCCTGTCAGCTGCTCTACGTCGGCCTCTGA